From the Astyanax mexicanus isolate ESR-SI-001 chromosome 9, AstMex3_surface, whole genome shotgun sequence genome, one window contains:
- the mmp23bb gene encoding matrix metallopeptidase 23bb: MCRVWTGLLLPLALLFTGSCFPDWTEGIRLWGRGLEGTVAPLDPPSGHRRLGTPLARAKRYAINPLGYKWEHFNITYKITKFPNTLNKDDTRKAISIAFTKWSDVSPLTFTEITNLSKNADIIIGFYTFNHTDCWWSPLHPCFDGLNGELAHAFLPPRGEIHFDNHEFWILGKSRFSWKQGVWLNDLVQVAAHEIGHALGLWHSRDPNALMHPNATYTGQRNIAQDDIWGIQRLYGCLDKKRVCDPWARLGFCERRRSFMKKYCPKRCDLCYEPLDEASTPTPPPANVKVKMVPRGKVVGFRCGTKNTKVPPKVSWYKDGEQLLTSIPGYISIKDRDLRIVANEFNEGTYTCRIHRRGTVVSANSWAIRLKPEPLSNNS; the protein is encoded by the exons atgtgCAGGGTTTGGACTGGTCTCCTGCTGCCTCTGGCACTTTTGTTTACTGGTAGCTGCTTTCCAGACTGGACTGAGGGCATCAGGCTGTGGGGCAGAGGACTG GAGGGAACTGTAGCACCTCTTGACCCGCCCTCTGGACACCGCAGGCTGGGAACACCACTAGCACGAGCTAAACGCTACGCCATCAACCCCCTGGGCTACAAGTGGGAGCACTTCAACATCACCtacaa AATTACAAAGTTCCCGAACACACTGAATAAGGACGACACGCGTAAAGCCATCAGCATTGCCTTCACCAAATGGAGCGACGTCTCACCTTTAACCTTCACCGAAATCACCAACCTCAGCAAGAACGCCGACATCATCATCG GTTTCTACACATTCAACCACACAGACTGCTGGTGGTCTCCGCTGCACCCCTGCTTTGACGGGTTGAACGGGGAGCTGGCCCATGCCTTCCTGCCGCCGCGGGGTGAGATACACTTCGACAACCATGAGTTCTGGATCCTGGGCAAGTCTCGCTTCAGCTGGAAACAAG GGGTGTGGCTGAATGACCTGGTGCAGGTAGCCGCCCATGAGATTGGTCATGCTCTCGGCCTGTGGCACTCGCGGGACCCCAACGCTCTGATGCATCCCAATGCCACGTACACCGGCCAGCGCAACATCGCCCAGGACGACATCTGGGGCATCCAGCGGCTTTATG gctgCTTGGATAAGAAGCGAGTGTGTGACCCCTGGGCCCGGTTAGGGTTCTGTGAGAGGAGGCGGAGCTTCATGAAGAAATACTGCCCTAAACGCTGTGACCTGTGTTACG AGCCCCTGGACGAGGCGTCCACCCCGACACCGCCCCCTGCGAATGTAAAAGTGAAGATGGTCCCTCGAGGGAAGGTGGTGGGATTCCGCTGTGggacaaaaaacacaaaagtgcCTCCAAAAGTCAG ctggTATAAAGACGGAGAGCAGCTCCTGACCTCTATCCCAGGATACATCAGCATCAAAGACCGAGACCTGCGCATCGTAGCTAACGAGTTTAACGAGGGAACGTACACCTGCAGGATCCACCGCCGCGGAACCGTCGTCTCCGCAAACTCCTGGGCCATCAGACTCAAACCAGAACCGCTGTCCAACAACAGCTGA